One segment of Panicum virgatum strain AP13 chromosome 3K, P.virgatum_v5, whole genome shotgun sequence DNA contains the following:
- the LOC120697161 gene encoding uncharacterized protein LOC120697161, which translates to MGSFFTRTGVLPWLQSKIVDPVLQVIRRGAEPKQLAFSAALGITIGIFPICGTTVILGGVAVAMLGSRCNAVTVMVLNLAATPLELSLIIPFLRLGEAITGSGHFPLTADALKNVLTGHASKDVLLSIVHAMLGWLIAAPFVLGVLYMVSLPCFKVLVDRFGGIPSSPRTPIKAV; encoded by the exons ATGGGGTCTTTTTTCACCAGGACTGGCGTCCTGCCGTGGCTCCAGAGCAAGATTGTTGATCCCGTCCTGCAGGTCATCAGAAG GGGAGCAGAACCCAAGCAACTGGCCTTCTCTGCTGCCCTTGGAATCACCATTGGAATCTTTCCAATATGTG GGACCACTGTTATTCTTGGCGGTGTTGCTGTAGCAATGTTGGGAAGCCGTTGCAATGCCGTTACTGTTATGGTTCTAAATTTGGCCGCCACTCCTCTTGAGCTAAG CTTGATCATCCCTTTCCTGCGTTTGGGAGAAGCAATCACAGGCAGCGGGCACTTCCCCTTGACTGCCGATGCGTTGAAGAATGTCCTCACCGGCCATGCCTCAAAGGATGTGCTGCTGAGCATCGTCCATGCG ATGCTAGGATGGCTGATTGCTGCACCATTTGTACTGGGCGTATTGTACATGGTTTCGCTCCCATGTTTCAAGGTCCTGGTGGATAGGTTCGGCGGCATTCCTTCAAGCCCCAGGACACCGATAAAGGCAGTGTAA
- the LOC120697162 gene encoding MACPF domain-containing protein At4g24290-like produces MALKASAQGAAEAAIAAIGRGYDVVSDVRLKYCKGRLADPDARLIDLSLDEVQDVVLPGRIKVAAVPKSIKCDKGERTRFRSDVLSFQQMSEQFNRELSLTGKIPSGMFNSMFDFSGCWQKDAAGTKSLAFDGWYISLYTVALSKSRILLRDHVTQAVPSTWDPAALARFIEKFGTHIVVGIKMGGKDVIYLKQQHSSSLQPAVVQKRLKDMSDRRFLDANEHDMNIKAAYGKDKNDAREQRLRFVESSPSSSYCSKEDLVMVVKRRGGREWDKEMPHSEWINTVQLEPDVISMSFLPITSLLNGVPGCGFLNHAINLYLRYKPPIEELHQFLEFQLPRQWAPVYSDLPLGPQRKRQSSASLPLSFMGPRLYVCTSMVDVGERPVTGLRLYLEGKKSNMLAIHLQHLCSLPQILQLQDDPYNHRTPGPYDSKYFEPFGSWKRFSHVYTEPVESDDDSSIVTGAQLHVSSHGLRKILFLRLRFSKVINAALVKNPEWEGSPNLGQKSGLISTLISTHFSTAAQKPAPRPAEVNINSAVYPGGPPVPVQAPKLLKFVDTAEMLRGPQDTPGYWVVSGAKLQLERGKLSLRVKYSLLTAMVPDDEYPLDEHS; encoded by the exons ATGGCGCTTAAGGCCTCGGCTCAGGGCGCCGCGGAGGCGGCCATAGCGGCCATCGGCCGCGGCTACGACGTTGTCTCGGACGTCCGCCTCAAGTACTGCAAGGGCAGGCTCGCGGACCCGGACGCGCGCCTCATTGACCTCAGCCTCGATGAGGTCCAGGACGTCGTGCTCCCCGGCAGGATCAAGGTCGCCGCCGTCCCCAAGTCCATCAAGTGCGACAAGGGCGAGCGGACGCGCTTCCGCTCCGATGTCCTCTCCTTCCAGCAG ATGTCTGAGCAGTTCAACCGGGAGCTTTCGTTGACTGGGAAAATTCCATCCGGCATGTTCAATAGCATGTTTGATTTTTCTGGCTGCTGGCAGAAAGATGCGGCTGGCACCAAGTCCCTTGCTTTCGATGGCTGGTACATTTCGCTGTATACAGTTGCACTGTCCAAGTCCCGTATTCTACTGCGTGATCATGTTACTCAAGCAGTGCCTTCAACCTGGGATCCTGCTGCTCTGGCAAG GTTCATTGAAAAGTTTGGAACTCACATAGTTGTTGGTATTAAAATGGGAGGGAAAGATGTTATTTATCTGAAACAACAGCATTCATCAAGCTTGCAACCAGCTGTTGTTCAGAAACGACTTAAGGACATGTCAGACAGGAGGTTTTTGGATGCAAACGAGCATGATATGAATATCAAGGCTGCATATGGGAAGGATAAG AATGATGCAAGAGAGCAACGACTAAGATTTGTGGAATCAAGCCCATCAAGTTCTTACTGCTCGAAGGAG GATTTGGTGATGGTGGTTAAGCGGAGAGGTGGAAGGGAATGGGACAAAGAGATGCCTCACAGTGAGTGGATAAACACTGTTCAGTTAGAACCTGATGTCATCTCAATGTCCTTTCTACCTATTACTTCATTGTTGAACGGAGTACCTGGCTGTGGGTTTCTGAATCACGCAATTAATCTGTACCTACGCT ATAAGCCTCCTATTGAAGAACTTCACCAATTTTTGGAGTTCCAGCTACCAAGGCAATGGGCGCCTGTGTACAGTGACCTTCCCCTTGGCCCTCAGAGGAAGAGACAGAGTAGTGCATCTTTGCCCTTGAGTTTCATGGGACCGAGGCTCTATGTCTGCACTAGTATG GTTGATGTGGGTGAAAGACCTGTTACTGGACTGCGGTTGTATCTTGagggaaagaaaagcaacatgtTGGCTATCCATCTTCAGCATCTATGCTCGCTTCCTCAAATTCTGCAGCTTCAGGATGACCCATACAATCACCGAACTCCAGGACCATATGACAGCAAGTACTTCGAACCATTTGGATCCTGGAAGCGTTTCTCTCATGTCTACACGGAACCAGTGGAGTCTGACGATGACTCCTCAATTGTGACTGGGGCACAGTTACACGTGAGCAGCCATGGGTTGAGGAAAATCCTCTTCCTCCGCCTCCGTTTCTCCAAAGTCATCAATGCTGCACTTGTCAAGAATCCCGAATGGGAAGGATCACCAAATTTGGGCCAGAAGTCCGGCCTCATCTCGACCCTCATTAGTACGCATTTCTCCACGGCAGCTCAGAAGCCTGCCCCGCGCCCAGCTGAGGTGAACATCAATTCAGCTGTGTACCCTGGTGGTCCACCTGTGCCTGTGCAGGCCCCAAAGCTGCTTAAGTTTGTGGACACAGCAGAAATGTTGCGGGGACCGCAGGACACGCCGGGATACTGGGTGGTCTCTGGTGCGAAACTGCAGCTAGAGAGGGGCAAGCTATCGCTGCGGGTGAAGTACTCGCTCTTGACAGCCATGGTACCTGATGATGAGTATCCACTTGATGAACATAGTTGA